A single genomic interval of Candidatus Poribacteria bacterium harbors:
- a CDS encoding sulfatase-like hydrolase/transferase yields MEQKPNVIFILTDDQGPWAAGCCGNDEVRTPYLDQLASEGTRFPNFFCTSPVCSPARASLMTGRIPSAHGVHDWIRDGNMPPDPAQYLDGLTCYTDVLADYNYTVGLSGKWHLGDSLTPQHGFSHWFTLLTGGSQYNDADMIRATASSEGQVEKQPGYLTDVITDDALDFISANQEGPFYLSVNYNAPHTPFTGHPQDIVDSYDDCPFKTCPQEALHPWAVQGAAVHMGNRESLKGYFAAITALDLNVGRILERLAQLGIREDTLIVFSSDNGYSCGHHGFWHKGNGTFPLNMYENSVKVPFIVSQPGSIPEGRVSEAMVSQYDFMPTLLDYLGLPDPNDDMSPGRSFVPALSGETNDAKDEIVIYDEYGPVRMIRTQEWKYVHRYPYGPHELYDLVNDRGERKNLVDDKSQNARITDMKQQMGAWFQRYVLPELDGARCSVTGGGQAAKIEAGQCSEGAFHPRYAPPRQNV; encoded by the coding sequence ATGGAACAAAAACCGAATGTCATCTTTATTTTAACTGACGACCAAGGACCGTGGGCAGCGGGCTGTTGCGGTAATGATGAAGTCCGAACCCCCTATCTTGACCAGTTAGCCTCAGAGGGGACCCGCTTCCCCAATTTCTTCTGTACAAGTCCGGTTTGTTCACCGGCGCGTGCAAGTCTCATGACCGGTCGAATCCCTTCAGCACACGGCGTACACGACTGGATCCGAGACGGAAATATGCCGCCAGACCCCGCTCAATATCTCGACGGATTGACCTGTTATACCGATGTTTTAGCCGACTATAACTACACCGTCGGACTGAGCGGTAAATGGCACCTTGGCGATAGTTTAACGCCACAACACGGGTTCAGCCACTGGTTCACTTTGCTGACAGGCGGAAGCCAGTATAACGATGCGGATATGATCCGAGCCACCGCCTCTTCAGAGGGACAGGTTGAAAAGCAACCCGGCTATCTTACCGATGTCATCACCGATGATGCGTTGGACTTTATCTCAGCGAATCAGGAGGGCCCCTTCTACCTCAGCGTTAACTACAACGCACCGCATACACCATTTACAGGACACCCTCAAGATATTGTTGACTCCTATGACGATTGTCCCTTCAAGACGTGTCCACAAGAGGCATTGCACCCGTGGGCGGTGCAAGGGGCGGCTGTGCACATGGGCAATCGTGAGTCGTTGAAAGGCTATTTCGCGGCGATTACCGCGCTGGATTTGAACGTCGGACGAATTTTAGAGAGGCTTGCACAGTTAGGGATCCGCGAGGATACGCTCATTGTCTTCAGTAGTGACAACGGCTATTCGTGTGGACATCACGGGTTTTGGCATAAAGGGAACGGAACGTTCCCGCTGAATATGTATGAAAACTCCGTCAAAGTCCCCTTCATTGTCAGCCAACCCGGGAGTATTCCAGAAGGTCGGGTCAGCGAGGCGATGGTGAGCCAATACGACTTCATGCCGACACTCCTCGATTATCTTGGCTTACCCGATCCGAATGACGATATGTCTCCCGGCAGAAGTTTTGTCCCGGCGCTTTCTGGTGAGACAAACGATGCGAAAGACGAGATCGTCATCTACGATGAATACGGTCCCGTCCGCATGATCCGAACCCAGGAGTGGAAGTATGTCCATAGGTATCCTTATGGCCCACATGAACTGTACGACTTGGTAAACGACCGGGGTGAACGGAAAAACCTGGTAGACGACAAATCTCAGAATGCCCGCATAACTGACATGAAACAACAGATGGGAGCGTGGTTTCAACGGTACGTCTTACCGGAGTTAGATGGCGCGAGATGTTCCGTTACCGGTGGTGGACAAGCCGCAAAGATTGAGGCGGGACAATGTAGTGAAGGTGCCTTCCATCCGAGATATGCTCCACCTCGACAGAATGTGTAG
- a CDS encoding DUF4276 family protein gives MTVKIGCIVEGHGEVEAVPILIRRVAACHYPELTTVIPTSIRILRNKVFTVGELERAVGLAVQNIKQQGAIFIILDSDDDCPAQLGPSLLHRISRIFRNMPIAVVLARYEFEAWFLAAAASLRGKRGLRRDIDPPNDPEAIRGAKEWLRDRMQSGKTYRSKRDQPALAALFDIEQARQAASFDKCYRDIVRILEESQKASDPISKQA, from the coding sequence ATGACGGTCAAAATTGGATGTATTGTTGAAGGGCACGGCGAAGTAGAAGCTGTCCCAATTTTGATTCGACGCGTGGCAGCATGCCATTATCCTGAATTGACGACTGTCATTCCAACTTCGATTCGTATTCTGAGAAATAAGGTCTTTACAGTAGGTGAACTTGAGCGTGCAGTCGGATTAGCAGTTCAGAATATCAAGCAACAAGGTGCTATATTTATCATCCTTGACAGTGACGATGACTGTCCTGCTCAATTAGGTCCGTCACTATTGCATCGAATTTCACGAATTTTTCGTAATATGCCTATTGCTGTTGTTCTTGCCAGATATGAATTTGAGGCATGGTTTCTTGCGGCAGCCGCATCACTCCGTGGCAAAAGGGGTCTAAGAAGGGACATTGATCCTCCAAACGATCCGGAGGCGATTCGTGGGGCAAAAGAATGGTTGCGTGATCGAATGCAAAGCGGTAAAACGTACCGTTCTAAACGCGACCAACCTGCACTTGCAGCACTTTTTGATATAGAACAAGCGCGGCAAGCGGCCTCGTTCGATAAATGCTATCGCGACATCGTTCGCATCCTTGAAGAATCGCAAAAAGCGAGCGACCCCATCAGTAAACAAGCATAA
- a CDS encoding phytanoyl-CoA dioxygenase family protein: MVTQEQVDFFQENGYLKFGRVLDSDGVEAMRAGLDAVIELELSEGDDSSPEFKYGHDRRENRLNRGSGHPRAIHQYVNMWKREQNYEAAIHHPLIAGTARALLDTPEVRLWHDQVISKPPEDNGHFAFHHDFFFWPLSPPNIVSCWLALDDATVDSGCMHVMPKSHKDERFSVAARAAFNAESAKASEEGHEPPPNPWTERGKLDISHGMPVELKAGECMFHHCLNWHGTPPNVTDHQRRAFVMIFMAQDVYYNNAQSPNHVLVPTIEVADGEPLVGDGFPVA, encoded by the coding sequence ATGGTAACACAAGAACAGGTCGATTTTTTTCAGGAAAACGGCTATCTCAAATTTGGGAGAGTTTTAGATAGCGATGGCGTTGAAGCCATGCGCGCGGGTTTAGATGCAGTCATTGAATTAGAACTTAGCGAAGGCGACGATTCCTCGCCGGAGTTCAAATATGGACACGACCGACGCGAAAACCGACTCAATCGGGGGAGCGGACACCCGCGTGCGATTCATCAGTACGTTAACATGTGGAAGCGGGAGCAGAATTATGAAGCAGCCATTCATCACCCGCTCATCGCTGGGACAGCACGCGCCCTACTGGATACACCTGAGGTCCGTCTCTGGCACGATCAGGTGATTTCCAAACCCCCAGAGGATAATGGTCATTTCGCATTCCATCACGATTTTTTCTTTTGGCCCCTCAGTCCACCGAATATTGTGAGCTGCTGGCTCGCTTTGGACGATGCAACGGTGGATAGCGGGTGCATGCACGTTATGCCGAAAAGCCATAAAGATGAACGGTTCTCGGTTGCAGCAAGAGCAGCATTCAATGCGGAATCAGCAAAAGCGAGCGAAGAAGGGCACGAACCACCCCCAAACCCGTGGACAGAGAGAGGGAAGCTGGACATCAGTCACGGCATGCCGGTGGAACTGAAAGCAGGCGAGTGTATGTTTCATCACTGCCTAAACTGGCACGGTACACCGCCAAATGTTACCGACCATCAACGTCGCGCATTTGTCATGATTTTCATGGCGCAAGACGTCTACTATAACAACGCGCAATCGCCGAACCACGTCCTCGTTCCAACAATCGAGGTCGCGGATGGTGAACCGCTCGTCGGTGACGGATTCCCGGTAGCGTAA
- a CDS encoding DUF2283 domain-containing protein, whose translation MTQPVFNYDEVSDTFYVSFAPGEQATGIELTPHILLWLNKQERRAVGLTFLEYSLLAQKTDMGPRSFPLTGLAELPEDLQEIVLEILQCPPVSELLLLSSYTPSISETIPITLLQAIY comes from the coding sequence ATGACGCAACCAGTTTTTAACTACGATGAAGTAAGTGACACATTCTACGTTTCGTTTGCCCCCGGTGAACAAGCAACAGGCATTGAACTGACTCCTCACATTCTACTGTGGCTCAATAAACAAGAACGCAGGGCTGTTGGGTTGACCTTTCTGGAATACTCTCTACTCGCTCAGAAGACCGATATGGGACCTCGGAGCTTTCCTCTCACGGGCTTAGCCGAGTTACCCGAGGATCTGCAAGAGATTGTGCTGGAGATTCTCCAATGTCCTCCAGTTAGTGAACTGCTTTTGCTTTCATCATATACACCTTCGATTTCCGAAACGATTCCGATTACACTTCTACAAGCGATTTATTAA
- a CDS encoding glucose 1-dehydrogenase: protein MKAKYDFSEGERGRFYNSKAVFNIPNSHEKDVGQKMRLDNKIAIVTGAGRGIGRAVALRFAEEGAKVVVDDVNDPLGTATVATITDAGGKALFVNADVSDTADAQGLITETVDTYGTVDILVNNAICSTADVLNNNWEANLAVALQGTSHCSNAVIPIMQEAGGGSIVNIASVNGLIGLQAIHAYSAAKGGVIALTRSMAVAHGKDNIRINCICPGTIQTEVWEPMLERNPQILDEITPWYPLGRIGQPIDIANAALFLGSDEASFATGAVFVIDGGLTAGNHQFPI, encoded by the coding sequence ATGAAAGCAAAATATGATTTTTCAGAGGGTGAACGCGGCAGATTCTACAATTCAAAAGCCGTTTTTAATATCCCCAATTCTCACGAAAAAGATGTAGGACAAAAGATGCGGTTGGATAACAAAATAGCCATTGTCACAGGAGCTGGACGCGGTATCGGCAGAGCAGTCGCGCTTCGGTTTGCCGAAGAGGGGGCGAAAGTCGTCGTTGACGACGTAAACGATCCCCTCGGCACAGCAACGGTCGCTACTATAACCGATGCGGGCGGTAAAGCACTGTTTGTCAACGCTGATGTCTCTGATACTGCGGATGCCCAAGGACTCATTACTGAAACCGTTGACACTTACGGCACTGTTGATATTTTGGTGAACAACGCCATCTGCTCCACAGCTGATGTGCTGAACAACAACTGGGAGGCAAACTTGGCGGTTGCCCTCCAAGGCACCAGCCACTGTTCTAACGCCGTTATCCCTATAATGCAAGAGGCTGGAGGCGGTAGCATCGTCAATATTGCTTCTGTCAATGGACTCATTGGGTTACAGGCGATCCATGCGTATTCTGCTGCGAAAGGTGGCGTTATCGCTTTGACCCGCTCAATGGCAGTCGCACACGGTAAAGACAACATCCGTATCAACTGTATCTGTCCCGGGACGATTCAAACCGAAGTCTGGGAGCCGATGCTTGAACGTAACCCACAAATCTTGGACGAAATCACGCCGTGGTATCCGTTGGGGCGGATTGGGCAACCTATTGACATCGCGAATGCCGCACTCTTTCTCGGTTCCGATGAAGCCAGTTTTGCAACGGGAGCAGTTTTCGTCATTGATGGTGGGTTGACCGCAGGCAATCACCAATTTCCAATCTGA
- a CDS encoding GHMP kinase encodes MAKAFAPGNISCVFKVIPHTDATRMHSLGMGFTVTEGVDVTVSEHRETSVMFNGQSIDFPTVRAVADRLTQDAGAVGVRVDLMSPLPLGCGFGLSGAASLATAYALNELLHLGKDTETLAMIAHVAEVENRTGLGDVCSQYHGGCLVKLREGAPLVADRLPITEQPIYYRYFGPIQTSEVLGNSEQTIRINHAADAALSVLQTLTSAEPNTELFNACFRVSKRFSVESGLLSDARVIETIKQIEAEGGVASMIMLGNGVFSTHPFQDAVETKLVHNPARLI; translated from the coding sequence ATGGCGAAAGCCTTTGCCCCCGGCAACATTTCGTGTGTTTTCAAGGTTATTCCGCACACCGATGCAACCCGTATGCACTCGCTCGGCATGGGGTTCACCGTTACAGAAGGTGTAGATGTCACCGTTTCTGAGCACCGTGAAACGAGTGTGATGTTTAACGGGCAAAGCATCGATTTTCCGACCGTCCGTGCTGTTGCTGATCGGCTAACCCAAGACGCAGGCGCGGTAGGTGTGAGAGTAGACCTTATGTCTCCATTGCCCCTCGGTTGCGGTTTTGGTCTTAGCGGTGCCGCTTCGCTCGCAACGGCATACGCGCTCAATGAATTGCTCCATCTGGGTAAAGATACGGAGACGCTCGCAATGATAGCGCACGTTGCAGAGGTTGAAAATCGAACTGGATTGGGTGATGTCTGTTCACAATACCATGGGGGTTGCCTCGTGAAGTTAAGGGAAGGCGCGCCGTTGGTTGCTGATAGGTTACCGATAACAGAACAGCCTATCTATTACCGCTACTTCGGACCGATTCAGACCAGCGAGGTGCTCGGGAACAGTGAACAGACGATCCGTATCAATCACGCCGCCGATGCTGCGTTAAGCGTTTTACAGACGCTTACCAGTGCTGAGCCTAATACCGAACTCTTTAACGCCTGTTTTAGGGTATCAAAGCGGTTTTCGGTCGAGAGCGGCTTGCTCAGTGATGCCCGCGTCATAGAGACAATCAAACAGATTGAAGCGGAGGGCGGTGTCGCTTCGATGATTATGTTGGGAAACGGTGTTTTCAGCACGCATCCATTTCAGGACGCAGTGGAAACGAAGCTTGTTCATAATCCAGCACGTCTCATATAA